ACCCATTTTTGCCTCTAATAAAAAATGTTATTATCAGTAAAAGTACAATGCAGCAAGCCATGGAAAGCGTTTCATCTGGATACATTTCGTACAAAAAATTTTACAAAAAAGCGCAAAGAACCAAAAAAATTCCCGTAAAAATTGCATACTTTCTTGTGCAAAAATTTGTTAGCTAACTAATTATCTCTTTATATAATTGATACACCCAAAAAATACTTTATTTAACCAAACATTGTACTAATCAAGTCACCAACAAAATGAGCTATACCTATGACTATCAGCGCAATAATCAAATGCTCTGCTACTACTTTCCATGTTTTTGTCTTTTGCCCTCTGGCAATGTACAAATTAAAAGCAGTTAATAAAAATAGACCCCAGACTATACTAATAATAATTGCTGTTGATAATTGAAATAATAAAAGAGGAATAACAAACGACAACGCAATAACAAATTTGGATACAAAAGTTGAGATTGTTGATTCCCATATTTCTCTTTCTGTGTGTTTGCCTTCCGCTTCTTCAGAAACATGAATACCCAATGCGTCCGAAAATGCATCTGCTATTGCAATTGTTAATATTCCACCGAGAACCACAAGCGTTGAGTGCGTGCCAGAATGTAAGCCCACTATCAGTCCCAAAGTTGTAATTACTCCGGAGGTCAAACCAAAACTAAATCCTGTTTTTATTGAATGATTCATCGTAATAATTTACCGCCTTCAAAGTGGATTATTCACATTTAAAATTTTTCTTATGCCATAATTATTCAGTAGTCTATAATAATATACGCAACAGTCAATTTTGGAGCTGAATTATCTTTCTATAAGTCCAACTCGTCTGCTATCTCTTGCATTGCTTTAAGTGAAATTTCAAAAAACTCGTTAAGGGGAATGCCAAGCTCTTCCTCGCAAGTCTCCATCTGATCCCTGCTTGCACCTGCTGCAAAACTTTTGTCTTTGAATTTTTTCTTTATAGATTTAACTCGTACTGTAGCCAATTTTTTGTCAGGCATAACCAACCCAACCGCCATGATGAAACCAGTAATTGGGTCCACAGCGTACAGTGATTTATCTAACGGCGTCTTTCTGGGGAATCCATGTCTTTCATTATGTACTTTTGCAGCATAAACTACGTCCTCCGGAAGGCCTAGCTCTTTCAGCCACTCTGCACCTATTAAGCTGTGTTTTTCAGGGTCGTCTTTGGTTAATTCGTAATCGATATCGTGCAATAATCCTGTGATACCCCATTTTTCCTCATCTTCGCCCAATCTTCTTGCAATAGCCCTCATAACAGCTTCTGTTGCAAGCATATGTTTTATGAGATTTTCATCCCTTACTCGATTTCTTAATTCACCAAAAAGATTGTCTCTGTCAAATACCATAAAAACCTCCTTAACTCATCTAAATTTATACGTCTTTCTCGTTATAACATTTTTGTATTCTATTTTTTGCGCCGAAATACTCTGTAATTAAGAAACGGAAAAATACTGTCTCTCTCTTCTAAAAACTCCAGCAAATTTTTATCAATTATATTACTTTTTACTTCTCCGTAAAGCTCATTAAATGCATTAATATGAAATTTTACTCTATCTATCGAATAGTTTGATGCAGTTCCTGTTGTGATAAGAAATGTCCAGTCGCTACTCTCAGCAAGAAGCAATTCTCTTCCCATCTGAGTCAGTGCCCGCTCAATAGTATTGTCAGGAGTTATTATTTTCTCAGCCAGTTCTATCATCCTTTTCCCCATCATATAAAGGTGAGAATACACCCAATCATTTTTCTCGTTGAGCCAAACACTAAAGTACCCTCCGTCACCCCACGTGGATGGAGCAGGGAGAGACAATTGATTGGTGGGATATTTTTTTAGATAATTAAAGGGTGTAATTGTTTCAATCTTATCTGAATATTTATAGATTTTTCTCAAAAGAGATTCAATAAAATCTGGCCCTTCAAACCACCAGTGTCCAAAAAGCTCCGTATCAAACGGAGCAACAATGATGGGCTCTCTGTCCATAATGCTAAGCAGATACTCCGCCTCCTTCTCTATGTTGAACATAAAATTACCCGCATGAGTATTTGCTGTCTTAATGGCCTTTTCTCTATCGTACAGCTCTTTTTTGCCAAGCGGCATATTCCCGGTAATCTTGTGCATTTTAATGCCGGAATCAAACCTAAATCCCCCGGGATGTAGATACTTGTTTACTTTTTCAACCGGGATTTCATACCCAATATCCCTGTAAAATTCCCTGTAGTTAAAATCGCCAGGATAACCTTCCTTTGCACTCCATACCTGTTTTGAGGCTTCTGGGTCTCTTCCAAAAAATGCAACGCCTTCTTCAGAATAAATTGGCGCGTGCACGCCATATAGTGGCTGGGGTTCCGCATATAAAATACCGTGTGTATCAAGGAAAGTAAATTTAATGTCGTTATTTGCAAGGATCTTTTCCACGCCATTTGTATAAGCACACTCGCCAAGCCATATTCCTCTGGGGGCACGTCCGAATGTGCGTTTATATGCTTCAATGCCAACTTCAACTTGCATTTCTCGTATCCGCTCGTTTAGCTCAAGAGGAAGTATCTCATGCGTTGCAGTGCAAGTAATTATTTCAAGAAATCCTTGTTCTTGAAACTTTTTAAAACCTGAAAGAATATCTCTATTTAATTTTACATCAAAAAAATAATTAAGTTCCTTAAATCTATCCAAATAAAATAGTAAAATCTCTTTTTCTCTTGCATTTACTTTATTTTCTATAATTTCATCTCTCAAAAAAGATAGCCTACTATCAAGATAGCGCTGGTACCGCCTCATAAGTAAAGGATCTGTTAACATAGAAATAAGTGGAGGGGTTATGGATATTGTGAGCTGGAATTTAATGCCTTCTCTTTTTAATCTTTCAAACAAAATGTAAAGCGGAAGATACGTCTCACTAATTGCCTCAAAAAGCCAGTTTTCCTCGAGGAAAAATTCATGCTCAGGATGCTTGACAAAAGGAAGGTGGGAGTGCAATACAATACTGAGATATCCCCGCTTGCCTTTCATCGTTCTTTAGGAATTTTTATATATTTTACTGTCTTTGCAGTTTTTTCGGTCTTTTTTTTCTTTTCTTCAAGAGTGTTTTTGTCTTGTACTTTCTTTTGCCTCTTCACAATCCTCCCTGTATTCGGATTCACATAAGCCCATTTAGTCGTTTTCTTCGCCGAAGGCTTACTGCGGGGAACAACAATCTCTTCGGAGGAAATGACAGAAACAAACCTTTTTCCTTTTTTAAACCCAATAGAAGCTGCTAAAGACTTACCTTCTTCAACACGCAAATATCCTTTACCTTTGTATGAGGCAACGGGAATTTCAAGCACTGTCTTGCCCTTATTTCTTAGCCGAAGAAAGATGTCTGATTTTTTTTCTTTGCCTACAATCTTCCAGTGTACATAAACATTGCCGGGCTCTTTAGGAAGAAGCTCTAAATGATTCACTCCGTAGCTCACATCAAGTTTTCTTCTTTTTATTTTTCCTTCACTTTTAGCAATTTTTTCTTTCATTTTATCTCTAAGTTTAATTGCACTCACTAATTTTGTTTTATTCATCTTGTGTCTTCCCTTTATTCCGTAACGCTTTGCCACATCTAAAAGCTCTTTTTTATTCATTTCATCATAACTTTTTTTATTCATTTCATCACTTCCTTAAATCGATATACGCGGAAAACTTTTAGGAAACATGTATCCCCGTGGTATTACAACAATGCCAGAATTAGACACATAAAAATATTTTTCATCAACTTCTCGATTAAATCCTATCTTTACATTATCTGGCACAATGACCCTTTTGTCTATAATTGCTCTCTTTATGCGGGTATTTTTCCCGATATTTGTGTTATTAAATATAACTGAGTCTCTAATGTTGCTCTTTACACCAATCCTTGCCTTTGGAAAAATAACAGAATGAAGGATCGTCCCTCCTTCCACAATCACGCCATCAGCTATTAAGGAATCTTTTGCATAACCAAATATCTTCTCTCCACTAATTTCTCTAAAAGTAAATTTCGCCGGAGGAAGCTGTCTTGCATGAGTAAAAAATGGCCAGTTTTTATCATAAAGGTTTAGTCCAGGTAAAGGAGACAAAAGATCCATATTTGCATTATAA
The Caldisericota bacterium genome window above contains:
- a CDS encoding 1,4-alpha-glucan branching protein domain-containing protein; the encoded protein is MKGKRGYLSIVLHSHLPFVKHPEHEFFLEENWLFEAISETYLPLYILFERLKREGIKFQLTISITPPLISMLTDPLLMRRYQRYLDSRLSFLRDEIIENKVNAREKEILLFYLDRFKELNYFFDVKLNRDILSGFKKFQEQGFLEIITCTATHEILPLELNERIREMQVEVGIEAYKRTFGRAPRGIWLGECAYTNGVEKILANNDIKFTFLDTHGILYAEPQPLYGVHAPIYSEEGVAFFGRDPEASKQVWSAKEGYPGDFNYREFYRDIGYEIPVEKVNKYLHPGGFRFDSGIKMHKITGNMPLGKKELYDREKAIKTANTHAGNFMFNIEKEAEYLLSIMDREPIIVAPFDTELFGHWWFEGPDFIESLLRKIYKYSDKIETITPFNYLKKYPTNQLSLPAPSTWGDGGYFSVWLNEKNDWVYSHLYMMGKRMIELAEKIITPDNTIERALTQMGRELLLAESSDWTFLITTGTASNYSIDRVKFHINAFNELYGEVKSNIIDKNLLEFLEERDSIFPFLNYRVFRRKK
- a CDS encoding DUF4912 domain-containing protein gives rise to the protein MNKKSYDEMNKKELLDVAKRYGIKGRHKMNKTKLVSAIKLRDKMKEKIAKSEGKIKRRKLDVSYGVNHLELLPKEPGNVYVHWKIVGKEKKSDIFLRLRNKGKTVLEIPVASYKGKGYLRVEEGKSLAASIGFKKGKRFVSVISSEEIVVPRSKPSAKKTTKWAYVNPNTGRIVKRQKKVQDKNTLEEKKKKTEKTAKTVKYIKIPKER
- a CDS encoding HDIG domain-containing protein, producing MVFDRDNLFGELRNRVRDENLIKHMLATEAVMRAIARRLGEDEEKWGITGLLHDIDYELTKDDPEKHSLIGAEWLKELGLPEDVVYAAKVHNERHGFPRKTPLDKSLYAVDPITGFIMAVGLVMPDKKLATVRVKSIKKKFKDKSFAAGASRDQMETCEEELGIPLNEFFEISLKAMQEIADELDL